One part of the Thermogemmata fonticola genome encodes these proteins:
- the fmt gene encoding methionyl-tRNA formyltransferase — protein MTDKAARLVMMGTGSFALPIFTALLEAFPQGVVGLVTQPSRHTGQTRSTTRLAGQPLVALAQHHGLPVLQPESINTPEARAELERWQPDVLVVAAYGQILSPQVLAIPRWGAVNVHASLLPRYRGAAPVAHAILQGDTQTGVTLIRMTPQLDAGDILAQEAIPIEPDDTTGSLEARLAELGARLLVEWLQRLHRGNLPPPLPQDPAQATRAPKIRKSFGLIDWSQSPEYLERFVRAMQPWPTAYTFLHQPGRPPQRWIITRLQVGPEVPENTPPAPPGTLLLPEEAPPGFPLAVRTGTDRLALITELQPAGKRRMSAAEFLRGHPLYPGARLGPEQEH, from the coding sequence ATGACGGACAAGGCGGCCCGACTGGTTATGATGGGTACGGGCAGCTTCGCCCTGCCCATTTTCACGGCCCTGCTGGAGGCGTTTCCCCAGGGGGTGGTGGGGCTGGTCACGCAGCCGTCCCGGCACACCGGCCAGACGCGAAGCACGACCCGCCTAGCGGGGCAGCCGCTCGTCGCTTTGGCCCAGCATCACGGTCTGCCTGTGCTGCAACCGGAGTCGATCAACACGCCGGAGGCCAGGGCGGAGCTGGAACGGTGGCAGCCGGATGTGCTGGTGGTGGCGGCCTACGGCCAGATTCTCTCCCCGCAGGTGCTGGCAATTCCCCGCTGGGGGGCGGTCAACGTCCATGCTTCCCTCCTGCCGCGCTACCGGGGCGCTGCGCCCGTGGCTCACGCCATCCTTCAGGGCGACACTCAGACGGGAGTCACCCTCATCCGCATGACGCCGCAACTCGATGCCGGCGATATTCTGGCCCAGGAGGCCATTCCCATCGAGCCGGACGACACCACCGGCAGCCTCGAAGCCCGCTTGGCCGAGCTGGGGGCGCGCTTGCTCGTCGAGTGGCTCCAGCGGCTCCACAGGGGCAACCTCCCTCCGCCGCTTCCTCAGGATCCGGCTCAGGCCACCCGCGCCCCGAAGATTCGCAAGAGCTTCGGCCTGATCGACTGGTCGCAATCGCCGGAGTATCTGGAGCGGTTCGTGCGGGCGATGCAGCCGTGGCCGACGGCTTACACTTTTTTGCACCAGCCGGGCCGTCCGCCGCAGCGCTGGATCATCACGCGCTTGCAGGTAGGACCGGAGGTGCCGGAGAATACGCCCCCCGCGCCCCCCGGAACTCTGCTGCTGCCGGAAGAGGCTCCCCCCGGTTTCCCCCTCGCGGTGCGGACCGGCACGGACCGCCTGGCCCTGATCACAGAGCTGCAACCGGCCGGGAAGCGCCGCATGAGCGCGGCGGAGTTCCTCCGCGGCCACCCCCTCTATCCCGGCGCCCGCCTCGGTCCCGAACAAGAGCACTGA
- the htpG gene encoding molecular chaperone HtpG — MAETLEFKAELRQLLHIITHSLYTHREIFLRELISNASDAIHKVRFDALSHADLLQGDTDWKIRVIPQADAGTLTISDNGIGMSRQEVIEHLGTVAHSGTRAFLQAMKEAGKGTEALGLIGQFGVGFYSAFMVADRVTVRTRRFDSTEAVCWQSDGQGTYTLESCDKPQRGTDVILHLKDDAREFLEPERLRELIRKYSNYIEFPVVLVLETTTDGQKKVTEEIVNQRQAIWLRRKQEVTQQEYEEFYKALTHDTEPPAEVIHYAAEGKHEFKVLAFIPAHKPLGYDWREPQCGLRLYIQRVLIMERCDKVLPFYLRFVEGVVDSSELPLNVSREQIQAHPLLDTIQKSVVKTVLDTLAWMKSSHFDKYIRFYQNFGSILKEGLAKDWNNRDKIADLLLFESLQTPAGQYLTLEQYLNKMPKGQEAIYYLLGESAESLRRSPHVEAFRAKGYDVLFLTDPIDAFIYPYLSPYRGQRLLPADRADSLPDGEVSWEERDRFAALVSFVKDQVPEVAEVRLSRRLTESAACLVQDQHATPPHVRRLLERLGQEVPPDKRILELNPQHPAVAALEELHRRAPQDPRLAEYARLLYEQALVAEGSPLPDPPGFFRRLNELIRRDAASPAPAPSSPSSP, encoded by the coding sequence ATGGCGGAAACACTGGAATTTAAAGCGGAACTTCGGCAACTGCTTCATATCATCACCCATTCTCTTTACACACACCGGGAAATCTTCCTCCGGGAATTAATATCCAATGCTTCCGATGCGATTCATAAAGTCCGGTTCGACGCGCTGTCTCACGCGGACCTGCTCCAGGGGGACACCGACTGGAAAATTCGGGTCATTCCCCAGGCCGACGCCGGCACGCTGACCATTTCCGACAACGGCATCGGCATGTCCCGGCAGGAAGTGATCGAGCATTTGGGGACCGTGGCCCATTCCGGCACGCGGGCCTTTCTCCAGGCGATGAAGGAGGCGGGCAAGGGCACCGAAGCCCTGGGATTGATCGGCCAATTCGGCGTCGGCTTCTACTCCGCCTTTATGGTGGCCGACCGCGTCACCGTCCGCACCCGCCGCTTCGACAGCACCGAAGCCGTCTGCTGGCAGTCCGATGGCCAGGGCACCTACACCCTGGAAAGCTGCGACAAGCCCCAGCGCGGCACCGACGTCATCCTCCACCTCAAAGACGACGCCCGCGAATTCCTTGAGCCAGAACGCTTGCGGGAACTGATCCGTAAATACTCCAACTATATCGAATTCCCGGTGGTCTTAGTCCTGGAAACTACAACGGATGGACAGAAAAAAGTCACGGAGGAAATTGTCAATCAACGCCAGGCAATCTGGCTGCGGCGCAAACAGGAAGTTACACAACAGGAGTATGAGGAGTTCTACAAAGCCCTCACACATGATACCGAACCGCCCGCTGAGGTCATCCACTATGCCGCGGAAGGGAAGCATGAGTTCAAGGTGCTGGCCTTCATCCCCGCCCACAAACCCCTCGGCTACGACTGGCGCGAACCCCAATGCGGCCTGCGCCTTTACATCCAGCGCGTCCTCATCATGGAACGCTGCGACAAGGTCCTCCCCTTCTATCTCCGCTTCGTCGAAGGGGTGGTAGATAGTTCCGAGCTGCCTCTCAACGTCTCCCGCGAGCAAATCCAGGCCCACCCCCTGCTCGACACTATTCAGAAAAGCGTGGTCAAAACCGTCCTCGACACCCTGGCCTGGATGAAAAGCTCCCACTTCGACAAATACATCCGCTTCTACCAGAACTTTGGCTCGATCCTCAAGGAAGGACTGGCCAAGGACTGGAACAACCGGGACAAGATCGCCGACCTGCTCCTCTTCGAGAGCCTCCAGACCCCGGCGGGACAATACCTCACGCTAGAACAATATCTGAACAAGATGCCCAAAGGCCAGGAGGCGATTTACTACCTGCTGGGGGAATCGGCGGAGAGCCTGCGGCGCTCCCCGCATGTGGAAGCCTTCCGGGCCAAGGGATATGACGTGCTCTTCCTTACCGATCCGATCGACGCCTTCATTTATCCCTATCTGTCGCCGTATCGGGGCCAGCGGCTGCTGCCGGCGGATCGGGCCGATAGCCTGCCCGACGGAGAGGTGAGCTGGGAAGAACGAGACCGCTTCGCCGCTCTGGTGTCGTTTGTCAAGGATCAGGTGCCGGAGGTGGCGGAGGTGCGTTTGAGCCGGCGGTTGACCGAGAGCGCCGCCTGTTTGGTGCAGGACCAGCACGCCACGCCGCCGCATGTCCGCCGACTGCTGGAGCGCCTGGGGCAGGAAGTGCCGCCTGATAAGCGCATCCTGGAGCTGAACCCGCAGCATCCGGCCGTCGCTGCCTTGGAGGAGTTGCACCGCCGCGCCCCGCAGGACCCCCGCTTGGCGGAATATGCCCGCCTCCTCTACGAACAGGCTCTGGTGGCGGAAGGCTCCCCCCTGCCTGATCCGCCCGGCTTCTTCCGCCGCCTCAACGAGTTGATCCGGCGCGATGCCGCTTCCCCCGCCCCCGCACCATCCTCCCCATCCTCACCCTGA
- a CDS encoding Gfo/Idh/MocA family protein has product MPTNAPLNRKLRMGLVGGGQGAFIGRVHATAAILDNRAALVAGALSSDPAKSKASAPDYDIPPDRAYGSYQEMAEAEKKRADPIDFVSIATPNHTHFDIAKTFALAGFNVICDKPMTFDLQQAEELVQIVEQTGIVFVLTHNYTGHPLVRQAREMVLNGDLGEIQAIRAFYIQGWLRTRLESTGQKQASWRTDPKQSGAAGCFGDIGTHAYNLARYISALLPLEVSCQLKTFEPGRALDDYGTAIIRMENGALLTVTASQISHGRENDIFIEIDGTKASLEWHQEEPNKMYVRKNGEPHKVYTRAGGPYLGAAAAQATRIPSGHPEGYLEAFANIYTAGYEAIIQRSTGQRFETVNTIYPNVYDGLDGMLFITRCVESSRENGAWRPLRHPKLRR; this is encoded by the coding sequence ATGCCAACGAATGCACCGCTCAATCGGAAGTTGCGGATGGGATTGGTCGGAGGGGGCCAGGGCGCTTTCATTGGCCGGGTGCATGCCACCGCCGCCATTCTGGACAATCGGGCTGCCCTGGTCGCCGGGGCTTTGTCGTCCGATCCGGCCAAGTCGAAAGCCTCGGCCCCCGACTACGACATCCCCCCCGATCGGGCCTATGGTTCCTACCAGGAAATGGCTGAGGCGGAAAAGAAACGCGCCGACCCCATCGACTTCGTCTCCATCGCCACGCCGAACCATACGCACTTCGACATCGCCAAGACCTTCGCCCTGGCGGGTTTCAACGTCATCTGTGACAAGCCGATGACCTTCGACCTCCAGCAGGCGGAAGAGCTGGTGCAGATCGTGGAGCAAACGGGAATTGTCTTCGTGCTGACGCACAATTACACGGGCCATCCCCTGGTGCGGCAGGCACGGGAGATGGTCCTCAACGGCGATCTGGGAGAAATCCAGGCGATCCGGGCATTTTACATTCAGGGCTGGCTCCGCACCCGCCTGGAAAGCACGGGGCAGAAGCAAGCCAGTTGGCGGACCGATCCCAAGCAGTCCGGCGCGGCGGGGTGCTTCGGGGACATCGGCACCCATGCCTACAACCTGGCGCGGTACATCTCCGCCTTGCTCCCGCTGGAAGTGTCCTGTCAGCTCAAGACCTTCGAGCCGGGCCGCGCTCTGGACGACTACGGCACCGCCATCATCCGGATGGAAAACGGCGCCCTGCTGACCGTGACGGCCTCCCAGATCAGCCACGGGCGGGAAAACGACATCTTCATCGAGATCGACGGCACCAAGGCTTCGCTGGAATGGCATCAGGAAGAGCCGAACAAGATGTATGTGCGCAAAAACGGCGAGCCGCACAAAGTGTACACCCGCGCTGGCGGCCCTTACTTGGGCGCCGCGGCGGCCCAGGCCACCCGCATCCCCAGCGGCCACCCCGAAGGCTACCTCGAAGCCTTCGCCAACATCTACACCGCGGGCTACGAGGCCATCATCCAGCGCAGCACCGGCCAGCGCTTCGAGACCGTCAACACCATCTATCCCAACGTCTATGACGGCCTCGACGGCATGCTCTTCATCACCCGTTGTGTGGAAAGCAGCCGGGAAAACGGCGCCTGGCGGCCCCTGCGCCACCCCAAGCTCCGCCGCTGA
- the miaB gene encoding tRNA (N6-isopentenyl adenosine(37)-C2)-methylthiotransferase MiaB, producing the protein MSMSRKVYIETVGCQMNVLDSEVVIGTLRRQGYTLADSPAQADVILFNTCSVREHAEDKIYSALGRLRSLKRHNPQAVIGVLGCMAQKDQHRIAERAPHVDLIVGPGQLAEVPRLIEEARSSRRLQMAVSLGRAEAGRAEVEASFVSFDPVRDPTMRPTPFQAYVRIQIGCDKFCTYCVVPSTRGPEQSRPPAHILAEARQLVEQGCKEITLLGQTVNSYRFQHGDGRVTRLSDLLAALHDLPGLERLKFVTNFPKDMTDDLLDAVRSLPKVVKYLHVPAQSGCDLVLQRMKRNYTVAFYTDMLARCREKVPGVAISSDFIVGFCGESEESFARTVRLVEQARFKNSYIFKYSERPGTKAAQRYADDVPEEVKKRRNNDLLAVQTEISRQEHRRWIGQRVSILVEGPSKRDQNRFAAASPSDTLQLTGRTMTDHIVVCDGSPRLIGQIIDVDIIDASPFTLFGVVSSAASCDSAGLAGLPEAAAFPRRVPLPVL; encoded by the coding sequence ATGAGCATGTCGCGGAAGGTGTACATTGAGACGGTCGGCTGTCAGATGAACGTGCTGGACAGCGAGGTGGTCATTGGCACGCTGCGGCGGCAGGGATACACGCTGGCGGACAGCCCCGCCCAGGCGGATGTCATCCTGTTCAACACCTGTTCGGTCCGCGAGCATGCAGAGGACAAAATCTATTCCGCTCTGGGCCGGCTGCGCTCCCTCAAGCGGCACAATCCGCAGGCAGTCATCGGCGTGCTCGGTTGCATGGCGCAGAAGGATCAGCACCGGATCGCGGAACGGGCGCCGCATGTCGATTTGATCGTCGGGCCGGGTCAGTTGGCGGAAGTGCCCCGTCTGATCGAGGAGGCGCGCAGCAGCCGTCGGTTGCAGATGGCGGTCAGTCTGGGCCGCGCTGAGGCAGGCCGGGCGGAGGTGGAGGCCAGCTTCGTCAGCTTCGATCCGGTACGGGACCCCACCATGCGCCCCACGCCGTTCCAGGCGTATGTGCGGATTCAAATCGGCTGCGACAAGTTCTGCACCTACTGCGTCGTGCCATCGACCCGCGGCCCGGAGCAGAGCCGCCCCCCCGCCCACATCCTCGCCGAAGCCCGCCAGCTCGTCGAACAAGGCTGCAAGGAAATCACCCTCCTGGGCCAGACCGTCAACAGCTACCGCTTCCAGCATGGTGACGGGCGCGTGACACGCCTGAGCGACTTGCTGGCCGCCCTCCACGATCTGCCCGGCCTGGAACGCCTCAAGTTCGTCACCAACTTCCCCAAGGACATGACCGACGACTTGCTCGACGCCGTCCGCTCCCTGCCCAAAGTCGTCAAATACCTGCACGTGCCGGCGCAATCCGGCTGCGATCTGGTGCTGCAACGCATGAAGCGCAACTACACCGTCGCTTTTTACACCGATATGCTCGCCCGCTGCCGGGAGAAGGTCCCCGGTGTCGCCATCAGTTCCGACTTCATCGTCGGCTTCTGCGGAGAAAGTGAGGAGAGCTTCGCCCGCACGGTCCGCCTGGTCGAACAGGCCCGCTTCAAAAACTCCTACATCTTCAAGTACAGCGAACGGCCTGGTACCAAGGCCGCCCAGCGCTACGCGGATGATGTGCCGGAGGAAGTCAAGAAGCGCCGCAATAATGACCTATTAGCCGTGCAGACGGAAATCAGCCGCCAGGAGCACCGCCGCTGGATCGGCCAGCGCGTCTCCATTCTGGTGGAGGGGCCGAGCAAGCGGGATCAAAACCGCTTCGCCGCCGCGTCTCCCAGCGACACCTTGCAACTGACGGGCCGGACCATGACCGATCACATCGTCGTCTGCGACGGCTCGCCGCGCCTCATCGGCCAGATCATCGACGTGGACATTATCGATGCTTCCCCCTTCACCCTCTTCGGCGTGGTTAGCTCGGCTGCATCCTGCGACTCCGCCGGCCTGGCCGGGCTGCCGGAAGCGGCCGCCTTCCCTCGCCGCGTGCCGTTGCCAGTACTGTGA
- a CDS encoding transcription antitermination factor NusB, producing the protein MKTVRSAAAELLQRCRSGRAFAPELLDQWLAEDTVLSGPDRRLLTQLVCGVIRRRATLDALIQPLVERPWSAVEPVLQDLLRLGAYQLVVLTHIPAYAAVDATVSAAGELGWPRAKGFLNAVLRRLAALVSEDFVSSPAADAVPLDESLPLESWSADSPPLRYRRLRQALLPDPQEQSLEYLAAAFSLPRSLVSRWLERQGWQETIRWAAWFNAPPPLWLRVQTRRVSREAFRDCLAAAGIASQPGPHPQSLYLPDPPPVRQIPGYAEGKFTVQDLSAMLVASALEPHPGMRILDLCAAPGGKTTHLAELMNDQGHVLACDIHPRRLETLRRLAQRLGLNCIEPHLLHPQEPPPSGPFDAVLVDAPCSNTGVLHRRPEARWRWRTQDLKTLTRRQADLLRQALAAVRPGGTLVYATCSLEPEENERLIQELLRAFPRLEVEEEYHAIPGRPADGGYHVRLRCR; encoded by the coding sequence ATGAAAACGGTTCGTTCTGCTGCTGCCGAACTTCTCCAGCGCTGCCGTTCGGGCCGCGCCTTCGCTCCGGAATTGCTCGATCAATGGCTTGCGGAAGACACGGTGCTCTCCGGTCCGGACCGCCGCTTGCTGACCCAACTGGTTTGTGGCGTGATCCGCCGCCGGGCGACCCTGGACGCTCTGATCCAGCCGCTGGTGGAGCGGCCGTGGTCCGCGGTAGAACCGGTCCTGCAAGACCTGCTGCGCCTGGGAGCGTACCAGCTCGTGGTGCTGACGCACATCCCCGCTTACGCTGCCGTGGATGCGACCGTCTCCGCCGCGGGGGAGCTGGGCTGGCCGCGAGCCAAGGGGTTCCTCAACGCCGTTCTGCGCCGCCTGGCAGCCCTGGTGAGCGAAGACTTTGTTTCTTCTCCCGCCGCGGATGCTGTTCCCCTTGATGAATCCTTGCCCCTGGAATCCTGGTCCGCCGACTCGCCGCCGCTGCGCTACCGCCGCCTGCGCCAGGCGCTGTTGCCCGATCCCCAGGAGCAGAGTCTGGAGTATCTCGCCGCCGCCTTTTCGCTGCCGCGATCGCTCGTGAGCCGCTGGCTGGAAAGGCAGGGGTGGCAGGAAACGATCCGCTGGGCTGCCTGGTTCAATGCGCCGCCGCCGCTGTGGTTGCGGGTCCAGACCCGCCGGGTTTCCCGTGAAGCCTTCCGCGATTGCCTGGCAGCCGCCGGCATTGCGTCCCAGCCCGGCCCCCATCCCCAGAGCCTTTACCTGCCCGATCCCCCGCCGGTCCGCCAGATTCCCGGTTACGCCGAAGGAAAGTTCACCGTCCAGGACCTCTCCGCCATGCTTGTAGCGTCCGCTCTCGAACCTCATCCCGGCATGCGCATCCTGGACCTCTGCGCCGCTCCCGGAGGCAAAACCACGCACCTGGCTGAGTTGATGAACGATCAGGGCCACGTCCTGGCCTGCGACATCCACCCCCGCCGCCTGGAAACCCTCCGCCGCCTGGCCCAGAGACTCGGCCTGAACTGCATCGAACCGCACCTGCTCCATCCACAGGAACCGCCGCCGAGCGGCCCCTTCGACGCCGTCCTGGTCGATGCCCCATGCAGCAACACCGGCGTGTTACACCGCCGCCCAGAAGCCCGCTGGCGCTGGCGCACCCAGGACCTGAAAACCCTCACCCGCCGTCAGGCCGACCTGCTCCGCCAGGCGCTCGCCGCCGTCCGGCCCGGCGGAACCCTCGTCTATGCGACGTGCAGCCTGGAACCGGAAGAAAATGAACGGCTGATCCAGGAATTGCTCCGCGCCTTTCCCCGGCTGGAAGTCGAAGAGGAATATCACGCCATCCCTGGACGGCCCGCCGATGGCGGCTACCACGTCCGCCTCCGCTGCCGTTGA
- a CDS encoding acyl-CoA dehydrogenase family protein encodes MALTAQQIAEQRKQVEELIAGPDVGFAKALFFGRFKGELLFPYPVLPPEQQAAAEEMAERVRAFAQAHIDHMRIDREANIPDEVIRGLADLGVFKLTIPKEYGGLGFSQQQYLQVMEVIGGHCASTAVFVNAHHSIGVRALVLFGTKEQQAKWLPGLYDGTKLCAFALTEPEAGSDAGNVQTTATPTEDGSAYILNGIKHYITNGGIAHVLTVMARTPDPSTPKGKVTAFLVTPDMPGFEVLEARMPKCGIRGTATGKIRFTNMRVPKENILGEIGRGLKLALTVLDYGRITFGATCTGHAKACIRAMIEHARRRVQFQQPLAEFQLVQKKIAFAAAHCFAMEAMTHECAAFIDRGAEDYMLETAMLKVFATEHLWTIVNDTLQVWGGKGYFSDQPIERWMRDARINLIGEGANEVLKAFIAVVGCRGPGMYLKGLQQELFSGWRGFFRRLPAALGVGARLVAPWLAAGTPAVPVRSAQLQAPAQTLARLVRRFGLKLPHLFLALKDEAAFAQAQLIHERLADIAIDLYAAACTLARLDHLMQQPLANGAPAGRDDPYADLAAGRYFLELAFRRIRERLQALDDNDDPALLACARSMIPKFG; translated from the coding sequence ATGGCACTGACCGCGCAGCAGATCGCCGAGCAACGTAAGCAAGTCGAGGAACTGATCGCCGGTCCGGATGTCGGCTTTGCCAAGGCGTTGTTTTTCGGGCGGTTCAAGGGGGAATTGCTGTTTCCGTATCCGGTTTTGCCGCCGGAGCAGCAAGCCGCCGCCGAGGAGATGGCCGAGCGCGTGCGGGCCTTTGCTCAAGCCCACATCGATCACATGCGCATCGACCGGGAGGCGAACATTCCCGATGAGGTGATCCGCGGCCTGGCCGACCTGGGGGTGTTCAAGCTGACAATTCCCAAGGAGTACGGCGGGCTGGGGTTTTCCCAGCAGCAGTATTTGCAGGTCATGGAGGTGATCGGGGGGCATTGCGCCAGCACGGCGGTGTTTGTCAATGCCCATCACAGCATCGGGGTGCGGGCCTTGGTGCTCTTCGGAACCAAGGAGCAGCAGGCGAAGTGGCTGCCGGGACTGTACGACGGCACCAAGCTGTGCGCCTTCGCCTTGACGGAACCGGAGGCCGGCTCCGACGCCGGCAATGTCCAGACCACGGCGACCCCCACCGAGGATGGCTCCGCCTACATCCTCAATGGCATCAAGCATTACATCACCAACGGCGGGATTGCCCATGTCCTCACAGTCATGGCTCGCACGCCCGATCCGAGCACGCCCAAAGGGAAGGTGACAGCTTTTCTGGTCACGCCGGACATGCCGGGATTCGAGGTCCTCGAAGCGCGCATGCCCAAGTGCGGCATTCGGGGGACGGCCACGGGCAAAATTCGCTTCACCAACATGCGCGTGCCCAAGGAGAACATTCTCGGCGAGATCGGGCGAGGTTTGAAGCTGGCTCTGACGGTGCTGGATTACGGGCGGATCACCTTTGGGGCGACGTGCACGGGGCATGCCAAGGCTTGCATTCGGGCGATGATCGAGCATGCCCGCCGCCGGGTGCAGTTCCAGCAGCCGCTCGCGGAGTTCCAACTGGTGCAGAAGAAGATCGCCTTCGCCGCTGCCCACTGTTTTGCGATGGAGGCGATGACCCACGAATGCGCCGCCTTCATCGACCGCGGGGCGGAAGACTACATGCTGGAAACCGCCATGCTCAAGGTGTTCGCCACCGAGCATCTCTGGACGATCGTCAACGATACGTTGCAGGTTTGGGGCGGCAAAGGCTATTTCAGCGATCAGCCGATCGAGCGGTGGATGCGGGATGCCCGGATCAATCTGATCGGGGAAGGGGCGAACGAGGTGCTCAAGGCGTTTATCGCGGTGGTGGGGTGCCGCGGACCGGGTATGTATCTGAAGGGTTTGCAGCAGGAGTTGTTCAGCGGCTGGCGGGGCTTTTTCCGCCGCTTGCCCGCGGCGCTGGGAGTGGGGGCGCGCCTGGTGGCGCCCTGGTTGGCGGCGGGAACTCCCGCCGTGCCCGTCCGCTCGGCCCAGCTCCAGGCTCCGGCCCAGACGCTGGCCCGCCTCGTCCGCCGCTTCGGCCTCAAGCTGCCCCATCTGTTCCTGGCCCTCAAAGATGAGGCGGCTTTCGCCCAGGCCCAGTTGATCCACGAACGCCTGGCGGACATCGCCATCGATCTGTACGCCGCCGCCTGCACCTTGGCCCGACTCGACCACCTGATGCAACAGCCGCTCGCCAACGGTGCTCCCGCCGGCCGGGACGATCCCTACGCCGACCTCGCCGCAGGGCGCTACTTCCTGGAGCTGGCCTTCCGCCGCATCCGCGAACGCCTGCAAGCCCTTGACGACAACGACGATCCCGCCCTGCTCGCCTGCGCCCGCAGCATGATCCCCAAGTTCGGCTGA
- a CDS encoding YbjN domain-containing protein encodes MNAELITTDNLDNDVLRELFDAALFDYHLDDDGDVVVQDQFRVLVTHHNNRYIRFTSFFRVRPETPEELAHSLCNRINDELIILRASIHDGDTLVIDWYLPVFSGISKRTVVMAFRKFVELLGQIGQYDVEDVIE; translated from the coding sequence ATGAACGCAGAGTTGATCACAACGGACAACTTGGACAATGACGTGTTGCGGGAATTGTTCGATGCCGCCCTGTTCGACTACCACCTCGACGACGATGGCGATGTGGTGGTCCAGGATCAGTTCCGGGTGCTGGTGACGCATCACAACAACCGCTACATCCGGTTCACCTCGTTTTTCCGCGTGCGCCCGGAGACGCCGGAGGAACTGGCTCACAGCTTGTGCAACCGCATCAATGACGAGCTGATCATTCTCCGCGCCTCCATCCACGATGGCGACACCCTGGTCATCGATTGGTACCTTCCGGTATTCAGCGGCATCTCCAAGCGGACGGTGGTGATGGCGTTCCGCAAATTCGTGGAACTGCTGGGTCAAATCGGCCAGTATGATGTGGAAGATGTCATCGAATGA
- a CDS encoding sensor histidine kinase encodes MRVSLRYRLLWPLALLVLGEAGATAWTAYAAARHAEHQLAAQQSAIARTLAEPRSTFPLTPRVLEQMKGLSGAEFILRLPNGTVETTFPLAPDTLPALETWPDQEEPDQLGPPLLIQDSLFRCRRIALKPPHPQAGAELFVLFPESLRRTAIADAVRPLLWLGGLSGLCALALMWGLSARLLRRLRQLHARTQWIAAGDLRPQPLPAADDELRDLAAALNEMARQLAQLHEQLQHAERLRLLGQFSGGLAHQLRNTAAGARLAIQLFLQENPHLGDPEPLQVALRQLTRLEVSVRQFLTLGRPPTLDLHAVDARDLLDQAVQLHLPQARHANVTLQWQRPDTPCLLTADPEQLLHAVANLLTNALEAAGDGGSVTVACQGDEEGVRIEVCDSGPGPPPHLAERLFDPFVTGKPDGIGLGLAVARRLIHAHGGSLHWQRRQNRTCFTIRLPLTPPPSPPA; translated from the coding sequence ATGCGCGTGTCGCTACGGTATCGCCTGCTTTGGCCGCTGGCCCTGCTGGTGTTGGGGGAAGCGGGGGCGACGGCCTGGACAGCTTATGCCGCGGCACGCCATGCGGAGCACCAATTGGCTGCCCAGCAGTCGGCCATTGCCCGGACCCTGGCCGAACCCCGCAGCACCTTTCCTCTTACACCCCGTGTGCTGGAACAGATGAAGGGCCTCTCCGGCGCGGAGTTCATTCTCCGCCTGCCCAACGGCACTGTGGAAACTACCTTCCCCCTGGCTCCCGATACTCTCCCCGCTCTCGAAACCTGGCCGGACCAGGAGGAACCGGATCAACTCGGCCCGCCGCTGCTGATTCAGGACAGCCTCTTCCGCTGCCGGCGCATTGCCCTGAAGCCTCCACATCCGCAAGCGGGCGCGGAGCTGTTCGTTCTCTTCCCGGAGAGTTTGCGGCGCACGGCGATTGCCGATGCCGTCCGGCCGCTTCTGTGGCTTGGTGGTCTGAGCGGCCTGTGTGCTTTGGCGTTGATGTGGGGTCTGAGCGCGCGCCTGCTTCGCCGCCTGCGCCAGCTCCATGCCCGCACCCAGTGGATCGCCGCGGGAGATTTGCGCCCGCAACCGCTCCCCGCCGCTGATGACGAACTGCGGGACCTCGCCGCGGCGCTCAACGAGATGGCTCGGCAACTGGCCCAGCTCCACGAACAGCTCCAGCATGCGGAACGCCTGCGCCTGCTGGGGCAATTCTCCGGCGGCTTGGCCCACCAGCTCCGCAACACTGCCGCCGGCGCCCGCCTGGCCATCCAACTGTTCCTCCAGGAAAACCCTCACCTGGGCGACCCAGAACCCCTCCAAGTGGCCCTGCGCCAGCTCACCCGCCTGGAAGTCTCCGTGCGTCAGTTTCTGACCCTGGGCCGGCCTCCGACTTTGGACCTGCACGCGGTGGATGCGCGCGACCTGCTGGATCAGGCCGTTCAACTGCATCTGCCCCAGGCTCGCCACGCCAATGTCACCCTCCAGTGGCAACGTCCGGACACTCCCTGCCTTCTCACCGCTGATCCCGAACAGCTCCTGCACGCCGTGGCCAATCTGCTGACCAACGCTCTGGAAGCCGCGGGGGACGGAGGAAGCGTCACCGTGGCGTGCCAGGGAGACGAGGAGGGAGTGCGGATCGAGGTGTGTGACAGCGGGCCGGGACCGCCGCCGCATCTCGCCGAGCGCCTCTTCGATCCCTTCGTCACCGGCAAGCCCGACGGCATCGGACTGGGACTGGCTGTCGCCCGGCGGCTCATCCACGCCCACGGCGGCTCCCTCCACTGGCAACGCCGCCAGAACCGCACCTGCTTCACCATCCGCCTGCCCCTCACCCCGCCCCCTTCCCCACCGGCCTAA